One Vitis riparia cultivar Riparia Gloire de Montpellier isolate 1030 chromosome 4, EGFV_Vit.rip_1.0, whole genome shotgun sequence genomic window carries:
- the LOC117913083 gene encoding peptidyl-prolyl cis-trans isomerase CYP95 isoform X1: MTKKKNPLVYLDVSIDGDPIERMVFELFSDVAPKTAENFRALCTGEKGIGPKTGKPLHYKGSFFHRIIKGSMVQGGDFLRRDGSGGESIYGGKFPDESPRLKHDGPGLLSMSVADRDTVGSQFIVTFSANHHLDRKYVVFGKLVQGHEVLKRIESVGDEEGIPTATVKIIYCGEIPEEKRKSIKSKIGKDASSDANSHEVRRREKHKRSSKERRKKRRRYDTSESESLSDTDTESSESDSDSDSESSSYISSSSEDRRKKRKRSKRDKYRRGKRRDKRRDKKRKRRDKKSKRRSKRSSDSLTDEDSNGKSGSSSADDGTDVRGPDCNPKKPPQLTAGNGSPVVEDREAVSTRHKKGEVADVLEKEEGESPKENGDRRSNGIEEVKSDRSAERQPDVVDDHPGKSRSRSMSPKRTMSKSMSISPRRSLSKSPSVSRSQSVSRSTPRPPRSRTVSRSPSVSRRAPLRSRTVSRSPAPARSDSSGSPARSLSRSPVKVSRGRSFSRSPVRARTRRSISRSPVRSLSRRSPSRSPPRTSSRKSVSRSPVRISKSGVSRSPIKSSRRSISRSSGRAPSRKSVSRSPNRVPSRNNRRSYSRSPASSGRRARSPASDRSRTVSRSPSPDGSPKRIRRGRGFSERYSYARRYRTPSPDRSPVRSYRYNNRIDRDRYPYRRYDRSPRRYRSPPRGRTPPRYRGRRSRTRSPSASRSPIRYRKRRYSRSPVRSRSPVEPSRYRVSPRPEKRRSPSRSRSPSASRSSLDSQSPKRASKDESKSSSESPSGKKGLVSYGDGSPDSGQR; the protein is encoded by the exons atgacCAAGAAGAAGAATCCATTGGTCTATCTAGATGTGTCTATTGATGGAGATCCAATTGAAAGAATGGTTTTTGAG CTGTTCTCTGATGTTGCTCCCAAGACTGCAGAAAATTTTCGTGCACTCTGTACAG GTGAAAAAGGAATCGGTCCCAAAACTGGAAAGCCACTGCACTATAAAGGGTCCTTCTTCCATCGCATTATCAAAGGATCAATGGTTCAG GGTGGCGATTTCCTTAGACGAGATG GAAGTGGTGGTGAAAGCATATATGGTGGAAAATTTCCAG ATGAGTCACCCAGGCTAAAGCATGATGGACCTGGCCTTCTGTCTATGTCAGTTGCCGATCGGGACACTGTTGGTTCTCAATTTATTGTCACCTTCAGTGCTAATCATCATCTTGATAG GAAGTATGTAGTATTTGGAAAGCTTGTACAAGGACATGAAGTTTTGAAGAGGATAGAAAGTGTTGGTGATGAGGAAGGGATACCGACTGCAACAGTGAAAATCATTTACTGTGGTGAAATTCCCGAGG AGAAAAGGAAATCAATCAAATCCAAAATTGGAAAAGATGCTTCTTCTGATGCTAATAGTCATGAAGTGCGGCGGAGGGAGAAGCACAAGAGATcttcaaaagaaagaaggaaaaaaagaagaagatacgATACATCAGAATCAGAGTCTCTTTCTGATACAGACACTGAATCATCTGAATCTGATAGTGATTCTGACTCAGAATCATCTTCATACATAAGTTCTTCAAGTGAAGACAGacggaaaaaaaggaagagatcTAAGAGAGACAAATATAGACGTGGAAAAAGAAGGGATAAACGACGTGACAAAAAGCGCAAGAGACGTGATAAGAAATCAAAGCGCAGATCAAAAAG GTCATCGGATAGTCTTACTGATGAGGATAGCAATGGTAAAAGTGGCAGTAGCTCTGCTGATGATGGCACTGATGTTCGAGGTCCAGATTGCAACCCTAAAAAACCTCCTCAGCTAACAG CAGGAAATGGATCTCCTGTAGTTGAGGACAGAGAAGCTGTTTCCACTCGTCATAAAAAGGGGGAGGTGGCTGATGTGCTTGAAAAGGAAGAGGGTGAATCACCCAAGGAAAATGGAGATAGGCGGAGCAATGGCATTGAAGAAGTCAAATCTGATAGAAGTGCAGAAAGACAACCTGATGTTGTAGATGATCACCCAGGAAAATCTAG GAGCCGAAGCATGAGTCCCAAAAGGACCATGAGTAAGAGTATGAGTATTAGTCCAAGGAGGAGTCTGAGCAAGAGCCCAAGTGTCAGCAGGAGTCAAAGTGTTAGCAGAAGCACTCCCCGCCCACCAAGAAGCAGAACTGTGAGCAGGAGTCCAAGTGTTAGTAGAAGGGCCCCACTGAGAAGCAGAACCGTGAGCAGAAGCCCAGCTCCAGCTAGAAGTGATAGCAGCGGGAGCCCAGCTAGAAGCCTCAGCAGAAGTCCAGTGAAGGTCAGTAGAGGAAGAAGCTTCAGTAGGAGCCCAGTGAGGGCCCGAACTCGGAGGAGCATTAGCAGGAGCCCGGTTAGGTCACTGTCTCGAAGAAGTCCAAGCAGGAGCCCACCAAGAACCTCATCAAGAAAATCAGTTAGCAGAAGCCCTGTGAGGATTTCAAAAAGTGGTGTCAGCAGAAGCCCTATTAAATCCTCCCGGAGAAGCATTAGTAGAAGCTCTGGCAGAGCTCCTTCAAGGAAAAGTGTGAGTCGAAGCCCAAATAGGGTGCCTAGCAGGAATAATCGTCGCAGCTATTCTAGAAGTCCTGCAAGCTCGGGGCGTAGGGCAAGGTCACCTGCTTCTGATCGTTCAAGGACTGTGTCAAGAAGTCCTTCCCCGGATGGGTCCCCCAAGCGCATCAGAAGGGGACGGGGTTTTAGTGAGCGATACTCTTATGCACGGCGATACAGGACTCCATCTCCAGATCGTTCTCCAGTACGGTCATATCGTTATAATAACAGAATTGACCGTGACAG ATATCCATACAGGCGGTATGATCGATCACCCAGGCGTTATAGAAGCCCACCAAGAGGAAGAACCCCTCCTAG ATACAGAGGCAGGAGAAGTAGGACGCGGAGTCCAAGTGCTTCACGTAGCCCAATCCGCTACCGTAAACGACGTTATAGTCGCAGTCCTGTTCGCAGTCGATCCCCAGTTGAGCCATCTAGATACCGTGTCTCCCCTCGCCCTGAGAAACGGAGGTCACCATCTAGGAGCAGAAGCCCATCAGCATCTAGATCCTCACTGGATTCCCAGTCGCCCAAGAGAGCAAGCAAAGATGAGTCAAAATCATCTTCTGAAAGTCCATCTGGGAAGAAGGGCTTGGTTTCATATGGTGATGGGTCTCCAGATTCTGGGCAAAGGTGA
- the LOC117913083 gene encoding peptidyl-prolyl cis-trans isomerase CYP95 isoform X2, whose translation MTKKKNPLVYLDVSIDGDPIERMVFELFSDVAPKTAENFRALCTGEKGIGPKTGKPLHYKGSFFHRIIKGSMVQGGDFLRRDGSGGESIYGGKFPDESPRLKHDGPGLLSMSVADRDTVGSQFIVTFSANHHLDRKYVVFGKLVQGHEVLKRIESVGDEEGIPTATVKIIYCGEIPEEKRKSIKSKIGKDASSDANSHEVRRREKHKRSSKERRKKRRRYDTSESESLSDTDTESSESDSDSDSESSSYISSSSEDRRKKRKRSKRDKYRRGKRRDKRRDKKRKRRDKKSKRRSKRSSDSLTDEDSNGKSGSSSADDGTDVRGPDCNPKKPPQLTGNGSPVVEDREAVSTRHKKGEVADVLEKEEGESPKENGDRRSNGIEEVKSDRSAERQPDVVDDHPGKSRSRSMSPKRTMSKSMSISPRRSLSKSPSVSRSQSVSRSTPRPPRSRTVSRSPSVSRRAPLRSRTVSRSPAPARSDSSGSPARSLSRSPVKVSRGRSFSRSPVRARTRRSISRSPVRSLSRRSPSRSPPRTSSRKSVSRSPVRISKSGVSRSPIKSSRRSISRSSGRAPSRKSVSRSPNRVPSRNNRRSYSRSPASSGRRARSPASDRSRTVSRSPSPDGSPKRIRRGRGFSERYSYARRYRTPSPDRSPVRSYRYNNRIDRDRYPYRRYDRSPRRYRSPPRGRTPPRYRGRRSRTRSPSASRSPIRYRKRRYSRSPVRSRSPVEPSRYRVSPRPEKRRSPSRSRSPSASRSSLDSQSPKRASKDESKSSSESPSGKKGLVSYGDGSPDSGQR comes from the exons atgacCAAGAAGAAGAATCCATTGGTCTATCTAGATGTGTCTATTGATGGAGATCCAATTGAAAGAATGGTTTTTGAG CTGTTCTCTGATGTTGCTCCCAAGACTGCAGAAAATTTTCGTGCACTCTGTACAG GTGAAAAAGGAATCGGTCCCAAAACTGGAAAGCCACTGCACTATAAAGGGTCCTTCTTCCATCGCATTATCAAAGGATCAATGGTTCAG GGTGGCGATTTCCTTAGACGAGATG GAAGTGGTGGTGAAAGCATATATGGTGGAAAATTTCCAG ATGAGTCACCCAGGCTAAAGCATGATGGACCTGGCCTTCTGTCTATGTCAGTTGCCGATCGGGACACTGTTGGTTCTCAATTTATTGTCACCTTCAGTGCTAATCATCATCTTGATAG GAAGTATGTAGTATTTGGAAAGCTTGTACAAGGACATGAAGTTTTGAAGAGGATAGAAAGTGTTGGTGATGAGGAAGGGATACCGACTGCAACAGTGAAAATCATTTACTGTGGTGAAATTCCCGAGG AGAAAAGGAAATCAATCAAATCCAAAATTGGAAAAGATGCTTCTTCTGATGCTAATAGTCATGAAGTGCGGCGGAGGGAGAAGCACAAGAGATcttcaaaagaaagaaggaaaaaaagaagaagatacgATACATCAGAATCAGAGTCTCTTTCTGATACAGACACTGAATCATCTGAATCTGATAGTGATTCTGACTCAGAATCATCTTCATACATAAGTTCTTCAAGTGAAGACAGacggaaaaaaaggaagagatcTAAGAGAGACAAATATAGACGTGGAAAAAGAAGGGATAAACGACGTGACAAAAAGCGCAAGAGACGTGATAAGAAATCAAAGCGCAGATCAAAAAG GTCATCGGATAGTCTTACTGATGAGGATAGCAATGGTAAAAGTGGCAGTAGCTCTGCTGATGATGGCACTGATGTTCGAGGTCCAGATTGCAACCCTAAAAAACCTCCTCAGCTAACAG GAAATGGATCTCCTGTAGTTGAGGACAGAGAAGCTGTTTCCACTCGTCATAAAAAGGGGGAGGTGGCTGATGTGCTTGAAAAGGAAGAGGGTGAATCACCCAAGGAAAATGGAGATAGGCGGAGCAATGGCATTGAAGAAGTCAAATCTGATAGAAGTGCAGAAAGACAACCTGATGTTGTAGATGATCACCCAGGAAAATCTAG GAGCCGAAGCATGAGTCCCAAAAGGACCATGAGTAAGAGTATGAGTATTAGTCCAAGGAGGAGTCTGAGCAAGAGCCCAAGTGTCAGCAGGAGTCAAAGTGTTAGCAGAAGCACTCCCCGCCCACCAAGAAGCAGAACTGTGAGCAGGAGTCCAAGTGTTAGTAGAAGGGCCCCACTGAGAAGCAGAACCGTGAGCAGAAGCCCAGCTCCAGCTAGAAGTGATAGCAGCGGGAGCCCAGCTAGAAGCCTCAGCAGAAGTCCAGTGAAGGTCAGTAGAGGAAGAAGCTTCAGTAGGAGCCCAGTGAGGGCCCGAACTCGGAGGAGCATTAGCAGGAGCCCGGTTAGGTCACTGTCTCGAAGAAGTCCAAGCAGGAGCCCACCAAGAACCTCATCAAGAAAATCAGTTAGCAGAAGCCCTGTGAGGATTTCAAAAAGTGGTGTCAGCAGAAGCCCTATTAAATCCTCCCGGAGAAGCATTAGTAGAAGCTCTGGCAGAGCTCCTTCAAGGAAAAGTGTGAGTCGAAGCCCAAATAGGGTGCCTAGCAGGAATAATCGTCGCAGCTATTCTAGAAGTCCTGCAAGCTCGGGGCGTAGGGCAAGGTCACCTGCTTCTGATCGTTCAAGGACTGTGTCAAGAAGTCCTTCCCCGGATGGGTCCCCCAAGCGCATCAGAAGGGGACGGGGTTTTAGTGAGCGATACTCTTATGCACGGCGATACAGGACTCCATCTCCAGATCGTTCTCCAGTACGGTCATATCGTTATAATAACAGAATTGACCGTGACAG ATATCCATACAGGCGGTATGATCGATCACCCAGGCGTTATAGAAGCCCACCAAGAGGAAGAACCCCTCCTAG ATACAGAGGCAGGAGAAGTAGGACGCGGAGTCCAAGTGCTTCACGTAGCCCAATCCGCTACCGTAAACGACGTTATAGTCGCAGTCCTGTTCGCAGTCGATCCCCAGTTGAGCCATCTAGATACCGTGTCTCCCCTCGCCCTGAGAAACGGAGGTCACCATCTAGGAGCAGAAGCCCATCAGCATCTAGATCCTCACTGGATTCCCAGTCGCCCAAGAGAGCAAGCAAAGATGAGTCAAAATCATCTTCTGAAAGTCCATCTGGGAAGAAGGGCTTGGTTTCATATGGTGATGGGTCTCCAGATTCTGGGCAAAGGTGA
- the LOC117913083 gene encoding peptidyl-prolyl cis-trans isomerase CYP95 isoform X3 has product MSVADRDTVGSQFIVTFSANHHLDRKYVVFGKLVQGHEVLKRIESVGDEEGIPTATVKIIYCGEIPEEKRKSIKSKIGKDASSDANSHEVRRREKHKRSSKERRKKRRRYDTSESESLSDTDTESSESDSDSDSESSSYISSSSEDRRKKRKRSKRDKYRRGKRRDKRRDKKRKRRDKKSKRRSKRSSDSLTDEDSNGKSGSSSADDGTDVRGPDCNPKKPPQLTAGNGSPVVEDREAVSTRHKKGEVADVLEKEEGESPKENGDRRSNGIEEVKSDRSAERQPDVVDDHPGKSRSRSMSPKRTMSKSMSISPRRSLSKSPSVSRSQSVSRSTPRPPRSRTVSRSPSVSRRAPLRSRTVSRSPAPARSDSSGSPARSLSRSPVKVSRGRSFSRSPVRARTRRSISRSPVRSLSRRSPSRSPPRTSSRKSVSRSPVRISKSGVSRSPIKSSRRSISRSSGRAPSRKSVSRSPNRVPSRNNRRSYSRSPASSGRRARSPASDRSRTVSRSPSPDGSPKRIRRGRGFSERYSYARRYRTPSPDRSPVRSYRYNNRIDRDRYPYRRYDRSPRRYRSPPRGRTPPRYRGRRSRTRSPSASRSPIRYRKRRYSRSPVRSRSPVEPSRYRVSPRPEKRRSPSRSRSPSASRSSLDSQSPKRASKDESKSSSESPSGKKGLVSYGDGSPDSGQR; this is encoded by the exons ATGTCAGTTGCCGATCGGGACACTGTTGGTTCTCAATTTATTGTCACCTTCAGTGCTAATCATCATCTTGATAG GAAGTATGTAGTATTTGGAAAGCTTGTACAAGGACATGAAGTTTTGAAGAGGATAGAAAGTGTTGGTGATGAGGAAGGGATACCGACTGCAACAGTGAAAATCATTTACTGTGGTGAAATTCCCGAGG AGAAAAGGAAATCAATCAAATCCAAAATTGGAAAAGATGCTTCTTCTGATGCTAATAGTCATGAAGTGCGGCGGAGGGAGAAGCACAAGAGATcttcaaaagaaagaaggaaaaaaagaagaagatacgATACATCAGAATCAGAGTCTCTTTCTGATACAGACACTGAATCATCTGAATCTGATAGTGATTCTGACTCAGAATCATCTTCATACATAAGTTCTTCAAGTGAAGACAGacggaaaaaaaggaagagatcTAAGAGAGACAAATATAGACGTGGAAAAAGAAGGGATAAACGACGTGACAAAAAGCGCAAGAGACGTGATAAGAAATCAAAGCGCAGATCAAAAAG GTCATCGGATAGTCTTACTGATGAGGATAGCAATGGTAAAAGTGGCAGTAGCTCTGCTGATGATGGCACTGATGTTCGAGGTCCAGATTGCAACCCTAAAAAACCTCCTCAGCTAACAG CAGGAAATGGATCTCCTGTAGTTGAGGACAGAGAAGCTGTTTCCACTCGTCATAAAAAGGGGGAGGTGGCTGATGTGCTTGAAAAGGAAGAGGGTGAATCACCCAAGGAAAATGGAGATAGGCGGAGCAATGGCATTGAAGAAGTCAAATCTGATAGAAGTGCAGAAAGACAACCTGATGTTGTAGATGATCACCCAGGAAAATCTAG GAGCCGAAGCATGAGTCCCAAAAGGACCATGAGTAAGAGTATGAGTATTAGTCCAAGGAGGAGTCTGAGCAAGAGCCCAAGTGTCAGCAGGAGTCAAAGTGTTAGCAGAAGCACTCCCCGCCCACCAAGAAGCAGAACTGTGAGCAGGAGTCCAAGTGTTAGTAGAAGGGCCCCACTGAGAAGCAGAACCGTGAGCAGAAGCCCAGCTCCAGCTAGAAGTGATAGCAGCGGGAGCCCAGCTAGAAGCCTCAGCAGAAGTCCAGTGAAGGTCAGTAGAGGAAGAAGCTTCAGTAGGAGCCCAGTGAGGGCCCGAACTCGGAGGAGCATTAGCAGGAGCCCGGTTAGGTCACTGTCTCGAAGAAGTCCAAGCAGGAGCCCACCAAGAACCTCATCAAGAAAATCAGTTAGCAGAAGCCCTGTGAGGATTTCAAAAAGTGGTGTCAGCAGAAGCCCTATTAAATCCTCCCGGAGAAGCATTAGTAGAAGCTCTGGCAGAGCTCCTTCAAGGAAAAGTGTGAGTCGAAGCCCAAATAGGGTGCCTAGCAGGAATAATCGTCGCAGCTATTCTAGAAGTCCTGCAAGCTCGGGGCGTAGGGCAAGGTCACCTGCTTCTGATCGTTCAAGGACTGTGTCAAGAAGTCCTTCCCCGGATGGGTCCCCCAAGCGCATCAGAAGGGGACGGGGTTTTAGTGAGCGATACTCTTATGCACGGCGATACAGGACTCCATCTCCAGATCGTTCTCCAGTACGGTCATATCGTTATAATAACAGAATTGACCGTGACAG ATATCCATACAGGCGGTATGATCGATCACCCAGGCGTTATAGAAGCCCACCAAGAGGAAGAACCCCTCCTAG ATACAGAGGCAGGAGAAGTAGGACGCGGAGTCCAAGTGCTTCACGTAGCCCAATCCGCTACCGTAAACGACGTTATAGTCGCAGTCCTGTTCGCAGTCGATCCCCAGTTGAGCCATCTAGATACCGTGTCTCCCCTCGCCCTGAGAAACGGAGGTCACCATCTAGGAGCAGAAGCCCATCAGCATCTAGATCCTCACTGGATTCCCAGTCGCCCAAGAGAGCAAGCAAAGATGAGTCAAAATCATCTTCTGAAAGTCCATCTGGGAAGAAGGGCTTGGTTTCATATGGTGATGGGTCTCCAGATTCTGGGCAAAGGTGA
- the LOC117912152 gene encoding cytochrome c oxidase subunit 5b-1, mitochondrial-like, with translation MWRRLVSSSTSASLKTLASSSRRSSLPTLVRPLTSVSSSSPSNTTTFPSHSPISSPSDFLSKGGKKVENVIHIATGHEREELEAELEGRTLLEANYPIGPFGTKEAPAIVKSFYDRRIVGCPGGQGEDEHDVVWFWLHKDQPHVCPVCSQHFKLEVVGPGGSPYHY, from the exons ATGTGGAGAAGATTGGTATCATCATCGACGTCAGCTTCCCTTAAAACCCTAGCATCGTCATCGCGCCGATCCTCACTGCCGACACTGGTCCGACCACTCACCTCTGTCTCTTCATCTTCTCCTTCTAATACGACTACTTTTCCTTCCCACAGTCCTATCTCCTCCCCTTCcg aTTTTCTCTCAAAGGGGGGAAAGAAGGTTGAAAATGTTATACATATTGCAACCGGACATGAGCGCGAGGAGCTTGAGGCTGAGCTTGag GGAAGGACACTTCTTGAAGCGAATTATCCAATTGGTCCATTTGGCACTAAG GAAGCACCTGCTATTGTTAAGTCTTTCTACGACAGAAGAATAGTGGGCTGCCCAGGTGGTCAGGGAG AAGATGAGCATGATGTAGTGTGGTTTTGGTTGCACAAAGACCAACCACATGTCTGCCCAGTCTGTTCTCAACATTTCAAG TTGGAAGTAGTTGGCCCTGGTGGATCTCCTTATCACTACTAG
- the LOC117912731 gene encoding uncharacterized protein LOC117912731, protein MSAARIRETITECLSKAQSDSPEVQQKALQTLAYITKVSPQNRNLLAQSDGAIPALLSLSRSSTTLQALSLSILFYISLNPKLKQSLAEMEIIYHLNSIILSLSSPESSRLASSLICSLAMLDKNKAKFGVAGTIQSLVTAVSDPGCPAAHHLLSSLAELVQFHGNCTLAVRSGAVPVLIQAAQSNNSEDLAGTSLAILGLLARFEEGLNALRKTDQIVNSMVDVLKGRCMLSKEGAAEILLRLFDESEGCVRDALRLPEFPTVLADLSIRGSARAREKGFSLSGRVYAAAIIMLRMQMN, encoded by the exons ATGTCAGCGGCTCGGATTCGAGAAACTATTACTGAGTGTCTCTCTAAAGCTCAATCAGACTCCCCAGAAGTTCAGCAGAAAGCTCTCCAAACCCTGGCTTATATCACCAAGGTGAGTCCCCAAAACAGGAATTTGCTTGCGCAGTCTGATGGAGCTATACCTGCCTTGCTTTCCCTCTCCAGATCCTCCACCACCCTCCAGGCTCTCTCTTTATCCATCCTTTTCTACATCTCCCTAAACCCTAAGCTGAAGCAGTCTCTTGCAGAGATGGAAATCATTTATCACCTCAACTCCATAATTCTCTCCTTAAGCTCCCCAGAATCCAGTAGACTAGCTTCCTCTTTGATCTGCAGCTTGGCAATGCTAGACAAGAACAAGGCCAAGTTTGGGGTAGCAGGCACCATTCAGTCACTGGTGACCGCAGTGTCTGATCCTGGATGTCCTGCTGCCCATCATCTCCTTAGTTCTCTGGCCGAGCTGGTGCAGTTCCACGGAAACTGCACCTTAGCAGTCCGCTCAGGAGCTGTACCGGTCCTGATCCAAGCAGCGCAAAGCAATAACAGTGAGGACCTGGCTGGAACTTCTCTTGCTATTCTGGGACTCCTTGCTAGGTTTGAAGAAGGGTTAAACGCCTTGAGGAAAACTGACCAGATTGTGAATTCAATGGTAGACGTGTTGAAAGGGAGGTGCATGTTGAGTAAGGAAGGTGCCGCAGAAATCCTCCTCCGGCTGTTCGATGAAAGCGAGGGCTGTGTGAGAGATGCTTTGAGGCTGCCGGAGTTCCCAACTGTGCTGGCTGATCTTTCTATACGGGGATCAGCGAGAGCTCGAGAGAAG GGTTTTTCGCTGTCTGGTCGTGTATATGCAGCAGCCATAATCATGCTGAGAATGCAGATGAATTGA